ACCGCTCAACGATCCGGCCGGCCTGAACATTTCTCCCGACGAGCTTGCCGCTGTCCGGGAGCGTCTTGATCGGGAAGACCTCACCGTCCTGGCTTATCGTTTCGAAGGGGATCGCTTCTGCAAGGCCCAGCGGTTTGCGGCTTATTCCGAGGCTCTCGGCGAGCGCTTCGTGGGGCGAGTGCTTCCTGACAGCGCCGCCAATCCGGACACGGCACCCTTCTTCTCACGGCATGTGGCTTTTCCGCACAGCGTCGTAACCGCCCATCTGATCGATGAAGCTGGCCAGCCTACCGTCGCTGCCCGTGACGAGATCCTGTCGTTCTTCAAGCAACGACTCGCGCCATCAGATGCAGATTGCTCGATGGTCCAGGATGGTGAAGCAGCAATACACCCGTAACGGGTAGCGACGAACGCGGAGAAAGGCTCTCAGGAATTCATGCGCTTTACGATTGCGCGCTCAGTGCCTGCGCGAGAGATAGGCTGAGGCATGTATTTGCAGAGCGTATCAAGTTCAGCGCGTCGCCTCCAGTAGGAGGGCTTGCACCCAATCGACCTCGCCCAGGGATGCGCTCGCGAAAATCGGCGAAATAACAGCATCTTCCGATTGCCATGCGACTCAAAATGCTGTTATAGTAAGACGCATATTCCGCGTTAGCTCAGTCGGTAGAGCGGGTGACTGTTAATCACTAGGTCGCTGGTTCGAGTCCAGCACGCGGAGCTAAAAAACCAGAAGGGCCTCGGAGGAATCCGGGGCCCTTTTGTCGTTTGTCCCTCGGCCTTGCTCCCTTTGCAGCTTTCGCTTCCGCTGATGCTTCCCCATAGCTCGGGCATCAACCTGACGACGCAGTGAGAAGTTGAGGATCTCCTCGATGCCATCGGGAGCCTTCCAAGCACCTTTAAGCCGGCGAATCAGGCGCCCCATGGGTTCTGGAACTGCTTATCCATGAAGGCGTCAACGCCTTCCTCCCAGGCCTCCTGCGGGGTCCGCCGTCTGAGTTCCTTTGGAAGGTGAACAACATGGCGCGAATACGCTCTCTCGTTCTTTTTTCGTTCCGGCGTGCTACGGTGCCGTCGTCGAGCCAGCCTCCAGTGTCGGCTCAACATCGTCTGTCGTTAAACCAAAAGATCAGGCGCTGCGGGGATTTCGCTGTCATAGTGTCGGAAGTGACGCCTAATTCTCAGTTCCGAGCGCAGCCCGTTCGGAGACGAGCACTCGCCCCAAATTGGCGGACGCTCACCAGTCGCGCATCTTCTCGGCAACGGTGCTCTTGCAAGTGCAGACGTAGATCATCCTAGTTTTCAGGTCGGCGTGGCCAAGTACGGCCTGGAGCTAATCCAGGGAACGTTCTTGTGGGCCGTCGCGAAGGAGCGGCAGAGCGAGTGGGCGCTCACCTTGACGTCCGTCAGCTTCGAGATGCGCTGGAAGCGGCGGACTAGGAGCTCGCGGTCGAGGACGGTGCCCTGCTCGGCGTAGGCCCGCAGCAGCTGACCTGCTCTATTTTTTGCTGAAACTAGTTTTTGACGATTGGGATGGCTGCAATCCTTGGGTTAATACATAGAACAAAGAACATGTGCTAATATGGGAAATAAATAATTCTTATCTATAGGCCTTTTCAAAATGGCGATAGGCGATATCACCACTATTCAACTTAAGATGAATGCGAATAAATATTCGAAGATGACGAGTTAAATGCTGCCGCAGAATAGTGTGTATTAGGTGAGAACTTTGGCAGTATCAAAAAGGTATTTAGGAAATGATTGAAATTAGAAAATCTCGTTCCAGTGATGGTGAGCGCGCAGTTGAAATTTGGCGGCGTGCGGTTGATGCTACGCATGATTTTTTGTCATCTCAGGACCGAGAAGCTATCGACGAGATGGTGTGTGGCTTTCTACCCCAGGCGCCGCTTTGGCTTGCTGTAGATGACAATGACTATCCGTTGGCCTTCATGTTCATCGAAGACGGGCATATGCAAGCACTATTCGTTGACCCTGCTTACCGGGGAACTGGCATCGGGGCTGCGCTAGTGCGTCATGGCCTCACGCTTCATCCTCAGATGACGACCGACGTTAATGAACAGAACGGTCAAGCCGTTGGTTTCTATGAGAAAATGGGCTTCAAGCAAATTGGTCGCTCGCCAGTTGATGACCAAGGCCGGCCCTATCCGCTGATACATCTTGAGTATCGAAGCTAATTGATCGGACTATAAATTCTGGTCGCCCGTGATTCACAGAATTTATATTTACTCGATCCCCACGCCGCAATGCGCTCAGGCTTGCGGCGTTTTTGCTTTTTATGCTCCAGCGTAGAATCTTGATTATTAATCGACGCTTCTTCCGAAAAAAGTCAAGCCCATGAAACTCAAGGTCAAAAACGTAGCGTTACCAAGGCCAAGAGTCCCAAGCTGAGAATGATCAGGCCTGACAGCCGATTGGTCCAGCGAAGAATCTTCATGTCGAGTCGCTCAGCGAGCATCCCAACCCCAACGCTCAACAAGAGCCACCATAGTGCCGATCCAACACACACCCCTGCCACAAGCAAGAGACCTGCCCCCCGTTCACTCATTGAGCCGAGGCCCATCCCGGCAAAAACGGCCGCAAAGGAAAGGATGGTCATCGGGTTCGAGATCGTAAGTAGAAAGGTCGTTGCGAAAGCGCCCATATACTGCTCCTGGGCCAGAGTTGCAGCCTTTGTTGCAGGAGACGACTGCAGGGTACGCCAGCCAAGAACGATGAGAAAGAGAGCGCCAAGCAAGTGCAGCCAAGGCCTCATCCCCAGCAGCCATCCAGACACAGAGGAAAGCCCGAGGGCCGCCACCAAACCGTAAAGGGTATCCGCGCCCGTCGCTCCAAGGCCTGAGACAAAGCCGACCCGACGCCCCTGAGTAAGAGTCCTACGAATACAAAGCAATCCGATCGGCCCTACAGGGGCAGCAACTGAAAGTCCAATCACTGCCCCCTTCAGGAA
This genomic window from bacterium contains:
- a CDS encoding LysE family transporter; this translates as MSGWLLLDGLDWTSFLKGAVIGLSVAAPVGPIGLLCIRRTLTQGRRVGFVSGLGATGADTLYGLVAALGLSSVSGWLLGMRPWLHLLGALFLIVLGWRTLQSSPATKAATLAQEQYMGAFATTFLLTISNPMTILSFAAVFAGMGLGSMSERGAGLLLVAGVCVGSALWWLLLSVGVGMLAERLDMKILRWTNRLSGLIILSLGLLALVTLRF
- a CDS encoding acetyltransferase — encoded protein: MIEIRKSRSSDGERAVEIWRRAVDATHDFLSSQDREAIDEMVCGFLPQAPLWLAVDDNDYPLAFMFIEDGHMQALFVDPAYRGTGIGAALVRHGLTLHPQMTTDVNEQNGQAVGFYEKMGFKQIGRSPVDDQGRPYPLIHLEYRS